A DNA window from Janibacter sp. A1S7 contains the following coding sequences:
- the coaBC gene encoding bifunctional phosphopantothenoylcysteine decarboxylase/phosphopantothenate--cysteine ligase CoaBC, translating into MRIVLGVGGGIAAYKAALLLRLFSEGGHEVTVVPTEAALRFVGAPTWEALSGRQVQTDVWSNITDVPHVRIGQEADLVVVAPTTADLLAKAAHGLAGDLLTNVLLTARCPVVLAPAMHTEMWEHAATRANVATLRERGVTIIDPASGRLTGTDTGPGRLPEPEDMHAAAMAAVGGTSGPRPEGGSGHDLTEHAVLVSTGGTREPLDPVRYLGNRSSGKQGLAVAEVAAARGARVTLVAANLELPVAPGIDVVPVETALELQAEMDARAADHDVVVMVAAVADFRPADYAASKIKKTHDPADPDAAPSITLVRNPDILAGLVSARGGAASPLLVGFAAETGDETGSVLELGRAKLARKGCDLLVVNEVGAGLTFGADDTTVHVLTRGRDDAVDIGPASKRAVSEGIWDAVVASLHPAGLRAID; encoded by the coding sequence GTGCGCATCGTCCTCGGTGTGGGCGGCGGTATCGCCGCCTACAAGGCGGCGCTCCTGCTGCGCCTGTTCAGCGAGGGCGGTCACGAGGTGACCGTCGTACCCACCGAGGCTGCATTGCGCTTCGTCGGGGCGCCGACCTGGGAGGCGCTGTCCGGTCGGCAGGTCCAGACCGACGTCTGGAGCAACATCACTGATGTGCCCCACGTGCGCATCGGCCAGGAGGCCGATCTCGTCGTCGTCGCGCCGACGACGGCAGACCTGTTGGCCAAGGCCGCCCACGGGCTCGCGGGCGATCTCCTGACCAACGTCCTGCTCACTGCGCGTTGCCCGGTCGTGCTGGCGCCGGCCATGCACACCGAGATGTGGGAGCACGCCGCGACCCGGGCGAATGTGGCGACCCTGCGTGAGCGCGGTGTCACGATCATCGACCCGGCCTCGGGTCGGCTGACGGGCACCGACACCGGGCCCGGTCGCCTGCCCGAGCCGGAGGACATGCACGCTGCGGCGATGGCTGCTGTCGGCGGCACCTCGGGTCCGCGGCCCGAGGGCGGCAGCGGACACGACCTCACCGAGCATGCGGTACTCGTGAGCACCGGCGGGACCCGCGAGCCGCTCGATCCCGTGCGGTACCTGGGCAACCGCTCCTCCGGCAAGCAGGGACTGGCGGTGGCCGAGGTGGCCGCTGCCCGCGGCGCCCGGGTGACCCTCGTCGCGGCCAACCTCGAGTTGCCCGTCGCTCCCGGCATCGATGTCGTCCCGGTGGAGACCGCGTTGGAGTTGCAGGCCGAGATGGACGCCCGCGCTGCCGACCACGACGTCGTCGTCATGGTGGCCGCCGTCGCGGACTTCCGCCCGGCCGACTACGCAGCGTCGAAGATCAAGAAGACGCACGATCCGGCCGACCCGGACGCGGCCCCGTCCATCACGCTCGTGCGCAACCCCGACATCCTCGCCGGCCTGGTCTCGGCACGGGGTGGTGCCGCCTCACCACTGCTCGTCGGCTTCGCTGCGGAGACGGGCGACGAGACCGGCTCCGTGCTCGAGCTCGGGCGTGCCAAGCTCGCTCGCAAGGGCTGCGACCTGCTCGTCGTCAACGAGGTGGGGGCGGGCCTGACCTTCGGCGCCGACGACACCACGGTGCACGTCCTCACCCGGGGTCGGGACGATGCGGTCGACATCGGCCCCGCGAGCAAGCGGGCCGTCTCCGAGGGCATCTGGGACGCGGTGGTGGCCTCCCTCCATCCCGCGGGGTTGCGGGCCATAGACTGA
- the rpoZ gene encoding DNA-directed RNA polymerase subunit omega, producing MSGTKANPIGITKPPIDDLLERADSKYALVIYGAKRARQINAYYSQLQEGLLEYIGPLVDAQVHEKPLSIALREIDEGLLTKEASKPADATVESIVDIPATDEV from the coding sequence GTGTCCGGTACCAAGGCCAATCCCATCGGCATCACCAAGCCGCCGATCGACGATCTCCTCGAGCGGGCGGACAGCAAGTACGCCCTCGTGATCTACGGGGCTAAGCGCGCCCGCCAGATCAACGCCTACTACTCGCAGTTGCAGGAGGGCCTGCTGGAGTACATCGGCCCGCTGGTGGACGCCCAGGTCCACGAGAAGCCGCTGTCGATCGCCCTGCGCGAGATCGACGAGGGCCTGCTGACCAAGGAAGCCAGCAAGCCCGCCGACGCCACGGTCGAGTCCATCGTGGACATCCCGGCGACCGACGAGGTCTGA
- the gmk gene encoding guanylate kinase has translation MTSRLTVLAGPTAVGKGTVAAWIRENHPEVWLSVSATTRPPRPGEVDGVHYHFISGEEFAAKVGEGEMLEWAVVHGRASYGTPRGPVDRALDEGKLPLLEIDLQGARQVRASMPDARFVFLAPPSWDELVGRLEGRGTETAQERAVRLDTAKVELAAQHEFDHVVVNDDIRRAAEELVSLMRSD, from the coding sequence ATGACATCGCGCCTGACCGTCCTCGCGGGCCCGACCGCCGTCGGCAAGGGCACCGTGGCCGCCTGGATCCGCGAGAACCACCCCGAGGTGTGGCTCTCGGTATCGGCCACCACGCGACCACCGCGCCCCGGCGAGGTCGACGGGGTGCACTATCACTTCATCTCCGGCGAGGAGTTCGCTGCCAAGGTCGGCGAGGGCGAGATGCTCGAGTGGGCCGTCGTCCACGGCCGCGCTTCCTACGGCACACCGCGGGGCCCTGTGGACCGGGCGCTGGACGAGGGCAAGCTCCCCCTGCTCGAGATCGACCTGCAGGGGGCACGTCAGGTGCGCGCGTCGATGCCGGACGCCCGATTCGTCTTCCTCGCCCCGCCGTCGTGGGATGAGCTCGTCGGCCGACTCGAGGGTCGCGGGACCGAGACGGCGCAGGAACGGGCCGTCCGGTTGGACACCGCGAAGGTCGAGCTGGCGGCCCAGCACGAGTTCGACCACGTCGTCGTCAACGACGACATTCGTCGTGCCGCCGAGGAACTCGTATCATTGATGAGATCCGACTGA
- the mihF gene encoding integration host factor, actinobacterial type, protein MVGPPLSLDPGVLVPVPSLSAQQRAHALTRATAARRERAVVKRRLKQGSVTISQVIADGAHDPAIAKLKVLELLQSMPGVGEVRAGQLMDEHGIARSRRIRGLGPHQARALVERFESP, encoded by the coding sequence ATGGTTGGGCCACCCCTCTCGCTCGACCCCGGAGTGCTCGTGCCCGTCCCCTCGCTGAGTGCCCAGCAGCGTGCCCACGCCCTGACCAGGGCCACTGCTGCCCGTCGCGAGCGTGCTGTCGTCAAGCGTCGGCTCAAGCAGGGGAGCGTGACCATCAGCCAGGTCATCGCCGACGGTGCCCACGATCCGGCGATCGCGAAGCTGAAGGTCCTCGAGCTCCTCCAGTCGATGCCGGGTGTGGGAGAGGTCCGGGCGGGTCAGCTGATGGACGAGCACGGCATCGCCCGGTCACGCCGGATCCGTGGCCTGGGACCACACCAGGCCCGGGCCCTCGTCGAGAGGTTCGAGAGCCCATGA
- the pyrF gene encoding orotidine-5'-phosphate decarboxylase produces the protein MSPDTTPFGGRLQAAMAEHGPLCAGIDPHRGLLESWGLSYDLAGLERFTMTCVEAFGGSVAAVKPQSAFFEVFGAKGVAVLERALGELRESGTLTVLDVKRGDIGTTVDAYGEAFLGRDAPSAADAITLSPYLGYGSLRPAIDLAHTTGRGVFVLALTSNPEGAEVQHAHLPDGRSVAGAIADGAAQDNAPDRAAGRLGSVGLVVGATVGSAVSDLSVDLPSMAGPILAPGLGAQGATARDVRAVFAGALPQVLASSSRDVLRAGPHVAALRERARTVAGEVADITGV, from the coding sequence ATGAGCCCGGACACCACCCCCTTCGGTGGTCGTCTGCAGGCGGCGATGGCCGAGCACGGCCCACTCTGCGCGGGGATCGACCCGCACCGCGGGCTCCTCGAGTCCTGGGGTCTGTCCTACGACCTCGCGGGTCTGGAGCGATTCACCATGACCTGTGTCGAGGCCTTCGGGGGCTCGGTCGCGGCCGTCAAGCCCCAGTCGGCCTTCTTCGAGGTCTTCGGGGCGAAGGGGGTGGCTGTCCTCGAGCGAGCGCTCGGCGAACTGCGCGAGTCCGGCACCCTGACCGTCCTCGACGTCAAGCGCGGTGACATCGGCACCACCGTCGACGCCTACGGCGAGGCCTTCCTCGGCCGGGACGCGCCGTCCGCTGCGGATGCGATCACGCTCAGCCCCTACCTGGGGTACGGCTCGCTGCGTCCGGCGATCGACCTCGCGCACACCACCGGGCGAGGGGTCTTCGTCCTCGCGCTGACGTCCAACCCGGAGGGGGCCGAGGTCCAGCACGCCCACCTGCCCGATGGTCGGTCGGTCGCGGGCGCCATCGCGGACGGTGCGGCGCAGGACAACGCCCCCGACCGGGCCGCCGGCAGGCTCGGAAGCGTCGGACTCGTCGTCGGTGCCACCGTCGGCTCCGCCGTGTCCGACCTGTCCGTCGACCTGCCGTCGATGGCCGGACCGATCCTCGCTCCGGGCCTGGGAGCCCAGGGAGCGACCGCCCGGGACGTGCGCGCGGTCTTCGCCGGGGCCCTTCCGCAGGTACTGGCCAGCAGCAGTCGCGACGTCCTGCGTGCCGGCCCCCACGTGGCCGCGCTGCGGGAGCGTGCTCGGACGGTCGCCGGCGAGGTCGCTGACATCACCGGGGTCTGA
- a CDS encoding dihydroorotate dehydrogenase — MSTPAPAVDMSVDIGGVRLPSPMMTASGCAANGREIHRFIDITALGAFVTKSVKLDPVSGRGTPRMAETPSGMLNSIGLQGPGVRAFVEKDLAWLHSIGARVIVSIAGNTASEFARVARTIVRSRYASAVAALEVNISCPNVANRGLVFACDPAGAHKVLTLVREEVPRGLPMVAKLSPDVTDIVEIADVVLRAGAHGLTMINTTLGVAIDTDRLRPHLVAATGGLSGPAIRPTAVRAIWQVAGAMREGRIRAAPIVGVGGVRHGTDALELVAAGATAIQVGTAAFNDPSAPHRVGVELEQLVADRGFERLADVVGIAHERFTA, encoded by the coding sequence ATGAGCACTCCCGCACCCGCCGTCGACATGTCCGTGGACATCGGCGGCGTCCGCCTGCCCAGTCCCATGATGACCGCGAGTGGGTGCGCCGCCAACGGCCGCGAGATCCACCGCTTCATCGACATCACCGCACTGGGGGCCTTCGTCACGAAGTCCGTCAAACTCGACCCCGTCTCCGGGAGAGGCACCCCCCGCATGGCCGAGACCCCCTCGGGCATGCTCAACTCGATCGGTCTGCAGGGCCCCGGCGTGCGGGCCTTCGTCGAGAAGGACCTCGCGTGGTTGCACTCGATCGGTGCCCGGGTCATCGTCTCCATCGCGGGCAACACCGCCTCGGAGTTCGCCCGCGTCGCCCGGACGATCGTGCGTAGCCGGTACGCGAGCGCCGTCGCGGCGCTCGAGGTCAACATCTCCTGTCCGAACGTCGCCAACCGGGGCCTGGTCTTCGCGTGCGACCCGGCGGGTGCCCACAAGGTGCTCACCCTCGTGCGCGAGGAGGTACCGCGCGGCCTGCCGATGGTGGCCAAGCTCAGCCCGGACGTCACGGACATCGTCGAGATCGCGGATGTCGTGCTGCGGGCCGGGGCGCACGGCCTGACGATGATCAACACCACCCTGGGGGTGGCCATCGACACCGATCGGCTGCGTCCGCACCTTGTCGCAGCGACCGGTGGTCTGTCCGGGCCCGCGATCCGCCCGACGGCCGTGCGGGCCATCTGGCAGGTGGCCGGTGCGATGCGCGAGGGGCGGATCAGGGCGGCCCCGATCGTCGGCGTCGGGGGAGTGCGCCACGGCACGGACGCGCTGGAGCTCGTCGCGGCCGGTGCCACCGCCATCCAGGTCGGGACCGCGGCCTTCAACGACCCGAGTGCCCCCCACCGGGTCGGTGTCGAGCTGGAGCAGCTCGTCGCGGACCGGGGCTTCGAGCGTCTTGCCGACGTCGTCGGCATCGCCCACGAGAGATTCACCGCATGA
- a CDS encoding dihydroorotate dehydrogenase electron transfer subunit, with amino-acid sequence MTRTIAAREGAGVVQLEAEVIGNVAAGSYRHLTLVTPGLAELARPGQFVALSVGDGTSSMLLRRSFSIHKVSPAGTYGGTTEIVVAAHGAGTRLLTALEPGESVGVIGPLGRGFPLPAQPVPCVLVGGGYGSAPLFWLAEQLRERGCAVEMVLGAASADRLFGVVEARRVGDGVTVTTDDGSVGVRGWVSDVVPDLIESTGAAVVYGCGPMGMLRSLSAIADEHGIVAQVAVEEAMACGIGVCMTCVMPVRDESGTTSMVRSCLDGPVFRGDRVRWEAFEDGYCRVPEDAVGAPTVVR; translated from the coding sequence GTGACGCGCACGATCGCCGCCCGCGAAGGTGCCGGGGTGGTGCAGCTCGAGGCCGAGGTGATCGGCAACGTCGCTGCGGGCAGCTATCGGCACCTCACGCTCGTCACGCCCGGCCTGGCCGAGCTGGCGCGCCCGGGACAGTTCGTCGCCCTGTCCGTGGGGGACGGCACGAGCTCGATGCTGCTGCGACGCAGCTTCTCCATCCACAAGGTCTCCCCGGCGGGGACCTACGGCGGCACGACGGAGATCGTCGTCGCCGCCCACGGTGCGGGCACCCGGCTCCTGACCGCACTGGAACCGGGGGAGAGCGTCGGGGTCATCGGCCCGCTCGGGCGAGGTTTCCCGCTCCCGGCGCAGCCCGTGCCGTGCGTCCTCGTCGGCGGCGGGTACGGCTCGGCGCCACTCTTCTGGCTCGCGGAGCAGCTGCGCGAGCGCGGCTGCGCGGTCGAGATGGTCCTCGGCGCGGCGTCCGCGGACCGCCTCTTCGGGGTCGTGGAGGCACGTCGGGTCGGCGACGGGGTCACCGTCACCACCGACGACGGCTCGGTCGGGGTCCGGGGCTGGGTGTCCGATGTCGTCCCCGATCTGATCGAGAGCACGGGCGCCGCGGTGGTCTACGGTTGCGGACCGATGGGCATGCTGCGCTCCCTGAGTGCCATCGCCGACGAGCACGGCATCGTCGCCCAGGTCGCCGTCGAGGAGGCGATGGCGTGCGGCATCGGGGTCTGCATGACCTGCGTGATGCCGGTGCGCGACGAGTCGGGCACGACGAGCATGGTCCGCAGCTGTCTGGACGGCCCCGTCTTCCGCGGTGACCGCGTGCGGTGGGAGGCCTTCGAGGACGGGTACTGCCGTGTTCCCGAGGACGCCGTCGGTGCGCCCACGGTGGTCCGCTGA
- the carB gene encoding carbamoyl-phosphate synthase large subunit encodes MPKRDDISSVLVIGSGPIVIGQACEFDYSGTQACRVLREEGIRVVLVNSNPATIMTDPEFADATYIEPITPEVVEKIIDRERPDAVLATLGGQTALNAAIALHDAGVLEKYNCPLIGASVEAIQLGEDRQRFKGVVERCGAESAKSIICNADDAPAGSTPGQQVNHALDKTLAAAEELGYPVVVRPSFTMGGLGSGFAYDEHDLRRMAGAGLRASPTTEVLLEESILGWKEFELEVMRDNADNVVVVCSIENLDPMGVHTGDSITVAPALTLTDREYQRMRDVGIAVIREVGVETGGCNIQFAINPADGRMIVIEMNPRVSRSSALASKATGFPIAKIAAKMAIGYTLDEVPNDITQETPASFEPTLDYVVVKVPRFAFEKFPAADPTLTTTMKSVGEAMSIGRNFTEALQKALRSVERSGSAFHWDGEEPTIEEARALLKQSGVPTDGRIVQVQQAMRARVSVEEVHEATRIDPWFLDQMALINDLAQQVHDADELAPHLLTLAKRHGFSDAQVARLRRMDESVVRGVRHALGIRPVYKTVDTCAAEFAARTPYHYSSYDEESEVETRERPAVIILGSGPNRIGQGVEFDYSCVHASFALRDAGYDTVMVNCNPETVSTDYDTSSRLYFEPLTLEDVLEVIHVESQAGPVAGVIVQLGGQTPLGLARDLKAAGVPIVGTSPEAIDLAEDRGHFGRVLHEAGLNAPKHGTAFSAEEAVEIARGIGYPVLVRPSYVLGGRGMEIVYDDTTLSEYVTRAAVASPEHPILVDRFLDDAIEIDVDAIYDGSEMYLGGIMEHIEEAGIHSGDSSCTLPPATLGSSELARVREATRKLAEGIGVLGLMNVQFALAQDVLYVLEANPRASRTVPFVAKATGVPLAKAAARVMLGATIADLRSEGLLPKDLDGGAMPARAPMSVKEAVLPFKRFRTADGDVVDSLLGPEMRSTGEVMGIDADFGAAFAKSQLGTLATGLPTSGTVFVSVANRDKRAMIFPIKVLMDLGFNILATQGTADVLRRNAVQCEVVIKHSDRAEGEVSVVDRILAGEVDVVFNTPSGQHARADGYAIRAATTAMDKPIVTTVQQLGAAVQAIESRINGELDVKPLQEHAYDLDLYGAHQ; translated from the coding sequence ATGCCCAAGCGCGACGACATCTCCAGCGTCCTCGTCATCGGCTCCGGCCCGATCGTCATCGGGCAGGCCTGCGAGTTCGACTACTCCGGCACCCAGGCGTGCCGCGTCCTGCGGGAAGAGGGGATCCGGGTCGTCCTGGTCAACTCCAACCCCGCGACGATCATGACCGATCCCGAGTTCGCGGACGCCACCTACATCGAGCCGATCACCCCCGAGGTGGTCGAGAAGATCATCGATCGCGAGCGTCCGGACGCCGTGCTGGCCACTCTCGGTGGACAGACCGCGCTCAACGCCGCGATCGCCCTGCACGATGCGGGTGTGCTGGAGAAGTACAACTGCCCGCTCATCGGCGCCAGCGTCGAGGCGATCCAGCTCGGCGAGGACCGGCAGCGCTTCAAGGGCGTCGTCGAGCGCTGCGGCGCGGAGTCGGCGAAGTCGATCATCTGCAACGCCGACGACGCACCTGCCGGGTCGACGCCGGGCCAGCAGGTCAACCACGCGCTCGACAAGACCCTCGCCGCGGCGGAGGAGCTCGGGTACCCGGTCGTCGTGCGGCCCTCCTTCACCATGGGTGGGCTGGGCTCGGGCTTCGCCTACGACGAGCACGACCTGCGCCGGATGGCCGGAGCCGGGCTGCGGGCCAGCCCCACCACCGAGGTGCTCCTCGAGGAGTCGATCCTGGGGTGGAAGGAGTTCGAGCTGGAGGTGATGCGCGACAACGCCGACAACGTCGTCGTGGTCTGCTCCATCGAGAACCTCGACCCGATGGGCGTGCACACCGGCGACTCGATCACCGTCGCCCCGGCGCTCACCCTGACCGACCGGGAGTACCAGAGGATGCGCGACGTGGGGATCGCGGTCATCCGCGAGGTCGGCGTGGAGACCGGTGGGTGCAACATCCAGTTCGCGATCAACCCGGCCGACGGTCGGATGATCGTCATCGAGATGAACCCCCGTGTCTCGAGGTCGTCGGCCCTGGCCTCGAAGGCCACCGGCTTCCCGATCGCCAAGATCGCCGCGAAGATGGCCATCGGCTACACCCTCGACGAGGTCCCCAACGACATCACGCAGGAGACACCCGCGAGCTTCGAGCCGACCCTCGACTACGTCGTGGTCAAGGTCCCTCGCTTCGCCTTCGAGAAGTTCCCGGCAGCGGACCCGACGCTGACGACGACGATGAAGTCCGTCGGCGAGGCGATGTCCATCGGGCGCAACTTCACCGAGGCCCTGCAGAAGGCCCTGCGCTCCGTCGAGCGCTCGGGCTCGGCCTTCCACTGGGACGGCGAGGAACCGACGATCGAGGAGGCCCGGGCGCTGCTCAAGCAGTCCGGGGTCCCGACCGACGGTCGGATCGTGCAGGTGCAGCAGGCCATGCGCGCCCGGGTCTCCGTCGAGGAGGTCCACGAGGCGACGAGGATCGACCCGTGGTTCCTCGACCAGATGGCCCTGATCAACGACCTCGCCCAACAGGTCCACGATGCCGACGAGCTGGCCCCGCACCTGCTGACCCTGGCGAAGCGGCACGGGTTCTCCGACGCACAGGTCGCCCGGCTGCGCCGCATGGACGAGTCGGTCGTGCGCGGGGTCCGGCACGCCCTGGGGATCCGCCCGGTCTACAAGACGGTGGACACCTGTGCCGCCGAGTTCGCCGCGCGCACGCCGTACCACTACAGCTCCTACGACGAGGAGAGCGAGGTCGAGACGCGGGAACGTCCGGCCGTCATCATCCTCGGCTCGGGGCCGAACCGGATCGGCCAGGGCGTCGAGTTCGACTACTCCTGCGTCCATGCGAGCTTCGCCCTGCGCGACGCGGGGTACGACACGGTCATGGTCAACTGCAACCCGGAGACCGTCTCGACGGACTACGACACGAGCAGCCGCCTGTACTTCGAGCCGCTGACGCTCGAGGACGTGCTCGAGGTGATCCACGTCGAGAGCCAGGCCGGTCCGGTCGCCGGGGTCATCGTCCAGCTGGGCGGTCAGACCCCGCTCGGTCTGGCGAGGGATCTCAAAGCAGCCGGAGTGCCGATCGTCGGGACCTCCCCGGAGGCCATCGACCTCGCCGAGGACCGCGGTCACTTCGGGCGGGTGCTGCACGAGGCGGGGCTCAACGCGCCGAAGCACGGTACCGCCTTCAGCGCGGAGGAGGCCGTCGAGATCGCCCGTGGGATCGGCTACCCGGTCCTGGTGCGTCCGTCCTACGTCCTGGGTGGCCGGGGGATGGAGATCGTCTACGACGACACCACCCTGAGCGAGTACGTCACCCGAGCGGCCGTGGCCTCACCCGAGCACCCGATCCTCGTCGACCGCTTCCTCGACGACGCGATCGAGATCGACGTCGACGCGATCTACGACGGGAGCGAGATGTACCTCGGCGGGATCATGGAGCACATCGAGGAGGCCGGGATCCACTCCGGTGACTCCAGCTGCACCCTCCCGCCCGCCACGCTCGGCTCGAGCGAGCTGGCGCGGGTGCGCGAGGCGACCCGCAAGCTCGCCGAGGGCATCGGGGTGCTCGGCCTGATGAACGTCCAGTTCGCCCTCGCCCAGGACGTCCTCTACGTTCTCGAGGCGAACCCACGGGCCTCCCGGACGGTTCCGTTCGTGGCCAAGGCGACCGGCGTGCCGCTGGCCAAGGCCGCGGCCCGGGTGATGCTCGGCGCCACCATCGCCGACCTGCGTTCGGAGGGGCTCCTCCCGAAGGACCTCGATGGTGGGGCGATGCCGGCACGGGCGCCGATGTCGGTCAAGGAGGCCGTGCTGCCCTTCAAGCGGTTCCGCACCGCCGATGGCGACGTCGTCGACTCGCTCCTCGGTCCGGAGATGCGCTCGACGGGTGAGGTCATGGGGATCGACGCCGACTTCGGCGCCGCCTTCGCCAAGAGCCAGCTGGGCACGCTCGCCACCGGCCTGCCGACGTCGGGGACGGTCTTCGTCTCGGTCGCCAACCGCGACAAGCGGGCGATGATCTTCCCGATCAAGGTCCTCATGGACCTCGGCTTCAACATCCTCGCCACCCAGGGGACCGCGGACGTGTTGCGACGCAACGCCGTCCAGTGCGAGGTCGTGATCAAGCACTCCGACCGGGCCGAGGGGGAGGTGAGCGTCGTCGACCGGATCCTCGCCGGTGAGGTCGACGTCGTCTTCAACACGCCGTCGGGGCAGCATGCCCGAGCGGACGGCTACGCGATCCGCGCGGCGACGACGGCGATGGACAAGCCGATCGTCACGACCGTCCAGCAGCTCGGTGCCGCCGTCCAGGCCATCGAATCCAGGATCAACGGCGAGCTGGACGTCAAGCCGCTGCAGGAGCACGCCTACGACCTCGACCTGTACGGGGCTCACCAGTGA